The following is a genomic window from Planctomycetota bacterium.
ATCGGTGCAACGCCACAGATGATCCGCGACGGAGAGACCGGCTTCCTTTGCCACCAGCAGGACGTCGACGGCCTCGCAGAGGCCTTTGATCAGCTCGCGACGGATCCTGCGCGAAGCCAAAGCATGGGTCGCGCGGCCAGGGCCTACGCGGTCGACAACTTTGACAGCCGACGCACGAGCCTGCGCTTGTTCGCGCACATTCGTCGCTGGACGCCCGAGACGTTTCGCGCGTGAAGACGGTCCGACCACGACCTTCCGCGGTCGCCGGTCTTGAGTGTCGCCCAACAGACGCCGATGGCGACGGTGGAGCAGGTGCGTCTTGAAGCACCTGTACAGCACCTATGGATCAAGCCGTTTCCCGTGACGACCCGTCCATCGACGCCGTCGCTTCCAGTGACCCGACAAGCTTCACCGACGCCACACGCGAGGCTGACCGGCGATCGAAGCGGGCGATCACGTCGCTCCGCGTGATGCAAGCGCTGGGCTTGGCATGCGCACTGGTTGGTGTGCTGGGAAGCCTCTTGCTGACACGCCACGGCCTCGCCGCAGCTGATCCGTGGGCGGAGGTCGTCAACGTCGCTGGCCGACAACGCATGCTGAGCCAGAAGATTGCACGCTTCTCGCTCGAAGCCACCGAAGCGGCACGGTCGGGCGACGAGGCCAAGCTCGAAGAGCATCTCGCGCATGTGGACGATCTCGTTCAGCAGTTTGAAACGGCGTGCCTTTGGCTGCAGGACCGCGGCGCGATGAGTCCCGACGCAGTCAGCGACGTGCCGCGGCTGCGAACAGAGCTGATCGCAGCTGCACGTCGGCAGATCGAGCTTGAGTGGGGTAATTTGGACGCGCGAGTCGAGGCCAGCGCTGAAGTCTCCGACGCTGCCGACGCATTCCTGCCAAAAATGGAGCTTGTTGTCGGCTTGGCCGAGGCCTCAGCAAACGAGGTCGTGGATCGAGGCAACCAGCGAGCGGCTGTGGCAGCACTGCTGGCCGCTCTGGCGCTCACCGGCCTCAGCGTCGTCTCCGGTCGCCTCGCCGTCCGACGACTTCGCGATGGCCAAAACGCCCAGGCGGCCGCCAATCAGCTCGCACACAATTGGGCCATCAGCGAGCAAAGCGCTCGGCGTCACGTGGAAGCGGTCAAATCGTCGCTTGAGCAGGCGCTCGCGCGAAAGGAAGAGGCAGAGCATGCCGCGGCCGCCAAGGAACAGCAGCGACAGGCGATGGAGCTTCGCTACGAGCTTGCCGTCACCGGAACCTCCGACGGCATCTGGGACTGGGACATGGTCACCGGCCGGGTCTGGTTCTCCGAGGCCTACAGCCGTCAGCTGGGTTACGAGGATGCACCGCTGGAGCCGTCGCTCAAGACCTTCACAGATCAGCTCTGCCACCCGGACGACGTGGACCGGGTCATGGGCGCTGTCGAAGCACACCTGCAGAACGGAACGCCGTTCGAAGAGATCGTGCGTCTTCAACACCGCGACGGCTCTTGGCGTCGAATTCGCACTCGTGGCTCTGCGGCGCTGGATCGAGACGGCAAGCCGATTCGGTTCGCGGGCGCACACCAGGATCTGACCGACCTCCTCGATCGCGAGGAGCGCCTCCGTCACATGGCCGAGAATGCCAGCGCTGCCAAGAGCCGACTGATCGCCGACGTCAGCCACGAAATCCGCACGCCGATGGCGGCGATTCTGTCGTATGCCGACGGAATCAAGCAGCAGGGCGCTGACGCCGCGAAGCTCAACGACGTCGCCGCCGCCATCGCTCGAAACGGTCAGCACTTGCTCGGCCTTCTCGACGACGTCCTCGATAACGCCGCCATCGAGGCGGGCGAGCTCGGGATCTCGAAGTCGTCGGTCCAGGTGCGCGAGATCTGCGACGACGTGCGTTCCGCCTTCTCGGGTCGGGCCGAAAGTAAGGGCGTCACCCTCGACATCCGAGTGTCCGAGGCGGTCCCGAATGCGATCACGACCGACCCAACGCGGCTTCGACAGATCCTCTTCAACCTGGTCAGCAACGCCGTCAAGTTCACGGACGACGGCATCGTCGGACTCGATGTGCACTGGGAGAACGAACGACTGCTCGCGAGCGTGACCGACACGGGCAAGGGAATTGACGAGAAGCACCTGGCAGGGCTCTTCCAGCGATTCGAGCAGGCCGACGACGGAACCGGCAGCACGGCCTCGCAGTTCGGCGGATCGGGGCTCGGCCTTTCGATCAGCAAGCGCCTCGCCCAACTCCTCGGCGGTGACATCGACGTGACCAGTACACTCGGAGAGGGCTCATGCTTCGCTGTCCACATCGACTCGCCCGTCTGTGAAGCGGTTGTGGAGACAGGAAATGACCCGCTCGAGGAGGAACGCGTTGACGTGTCCGGTCGACGTGTCCTGGTCGTCGAAGACCACCCCGAGCTCCGTGCGCTGCTCAAAGGCACACTTGAACGCGCAGGCTGTCACGTTGAGACAGCAGAAGACGGGCAAGCCGCCGTCGAGGCTGTCACTGGGACGACAGAGGCGTTCGACGTGGTCATTCTGGACTACCACTTACCGCATCTCTCTGGCGTCGAGGTGGCAGGCAAGCTTCGCGAAGCGATGGGCGCGAACGTCCCAGGTCTGATCCTCTGCTCCGCGGCCGCGGACCGTGTTTCGGATGACGGCACGACGAGCGAAGTCTTCGACGCCCGGCTTGCAAAGCCGGCCAAACGCGCCGACCTGATTCGTGCGATTGCAGCTTGTCCGACATCTCATGGCGATACGAAGAAGTCGGTCGTGTCGTCTGTTGATGAAGACGAGGACGACGGGTTTGAAGAACTGAAGCAGGCCTTCCTCGCACGCTGCGTCGATCAAAAGGCCCAACTGCTGCGCGGGCTCGAAAGTGCGTCCCACGAGGATTTGACAAAGGCTCGGTCCGCAGCGCACCAGATGCGTGCCGCGGGCTCGTTCGGATATCCCGAACTGGCCCCGTTTGCGACCTCTGCAGAGGCAGCGCTCGACGCTCGGCTGGATTCGCAACCGGCAGACATGACTGCTGTGCGATCGCTCGTCGAAGCCATCGATCGGATGGCCGAGCCACGACGGCGCGCGGCGTGACCGGGCGGATCGCGTGTCGTGCGGTGACGCGGACGTGCGTCCGAGAAAAAGTGGCGTCTTTCGGTCTCAATCGCCGAAGCAGTCAGCAAGCAGGGTGACCCGGCGGTCCGCCGTCGGTCTCGCCCGGCTGCTCCAGCGACTTCCACTGAAACCTTCGACCAGGCATTCCCGACTCTCGATGCACACGCACGGACGCGTGGCCGGGCCGGGACGTGGCTCGAAGTCTCGTGACGCACGCACCACGCGTCGTCCGAGCCGGATTAAGGAGAACCCAATCATGGAATCACATCTCAACACGACGGCCACCGGGCCGTCTTCGTCATCCGCGCGCCGGCTTGCCGGTCAGACCGCGATGGCAGCAGCAGTGCTCGGCGGCGGATTGACTGCCGCGACCGCTTCGGCGGAAGAGCAGCAGTCCGCCGAGGAGCTGCTCGCGCGCGCTCAAGCACTGATCGCCCAGGCAGAAGCACAGCAGGCCAACGAGACCCAAGAGGTCAAGGAATCCAAGGCCGAAGCGATCGAACGTGTCCTCGACGACGCCGAGCGTCGCAGCAGCCGGCCGACGTTCCTCAACGATGAGGCGGCGCCGTTCTTCACCGGCTTCGAGGACGGCAAGTTCACGCTTCGCGACGAGGACGGCCGCTTCAGCTTGCAGCCGAACCTGCAGCTGCAGATGCGTTACGTCGCCAACTACAACAGCGTCGAAGGACTCGACTCCGACAACCAGATGCCCATCGGCGACACCGGCTTTGCCCAAGACTTCCAAGGCGGCGGTGAGCTGCGACGTGTGAAGCTCGGCATCAAGGGCAACGCGTTCGACAAAGACCTCAAGTACGACGTCAAGTTCGCCTTCAACCGCAACGCCGCTGACACGGACGACGATCTCGTCCTCGAAAACGGCTTCATCACGTACAAGCCAGAGGAAGGCCTGTTCGGTGCGGAAGGGCTCGGCTTCCAGATCGGTCAGTTCAAGGATCCGACGTTCTTCGAGGAATCCACCAGCTCGACGCGCCAACTGTGGGCCGACCGCTCGATCGTGAACGAGGTACTCGGCGGCGGCCAGACCGACTTCATTCAGTCGGCCGGTCTCTGGTACGAGCAGGATCGCTTCAAGGCCTTCGTCCACGTCAACGACGGACTCAACTCCGACAACACGAACTTCACCGACGACTTCGACGACCTCGACTTCGGTGTGGCCGCGCGGTTCGACGTTCTGCTACTGGGCGACAGCTTCAAGCCTTTCCGAGACTTCACCGCACTCGGCACGGAGGAGAAGATCGCCCGCGTTGGCGGCGGTGTGTTCGTCGACATCAACGAGGGCTTCATGGGCGTCGGGGACGCGACCAACTCGTTCCTCGCAACGCTAGACGCCAGCTACGAGTGCGACAAGGGATTCGCCTTCTTCATCGCGGGTCTGCTCGCGTACAACGACGACGAGATGACCCGTGACGATGGCACGGGCACGCTCATCACGACCTCTTCCGATGGTGTCGACTTCGGTGGCATCGTGAAGGTGTCCCAGCTCCTCGACGCCGACGCCGGCTGGGAAGTCTTCGGCGGTTACGACTTCATCATCTTCGATCAGGCCGACGTCAACGGTGAGGACTTCTACCACGAGGCCGTCCTGGGCGTGAACAAGTACTGGTTCGGTCACAGCGTGAAGATGACCATCGACGCCGCCTGTGCCATCAACGGCACGCCGACCGCACTCGGCTCCGGCAGCGGCATCGGCTACCAGCGCGACGGCATGAGCGACGACCCGCAACTCGCCATCCGCGGTCAGTTCCAGTTGCTGCTCTAGCTACTGCTCGTCGGACAACAGACAACGCCCCGGTGCTTCGGCGCCGGGGCGTTTGCTTTGTGGGCTTGCAGTCAGATCTCGACCGCAGGTTCGACTGCGAAGCCGCCCGCGTCAGCGAGCGCTCATCAAACAGAAGCGCCCGGTGTCGCGGGCGGCTGAATTGTGACTCGATCACACGATCGTCACGCCGCTTCGGCGAAGGGATCGCCCGTCGCGGCTTCAGCGGCGAGGCCACCGTCGAGGACGCGGTCGATGTCGAGCAGGATCTTGACCTGCTGGCCGACCTTGCCCATGCCGAGGATGTAGTCGCCGCGGACACCCGAACCCAGCGGCGGGGCAGGTTCGATCTGCTCGTCGGCGATCGAGAGCACCTCGCTGACGCGATCCACAATGACTCCGGTTGTCACCTTCGGCTGGCCGTCCTTGCCGCCGCACTCGACGACGATGATGCACGTCTCGTCCGTCGCTTCGGCAGAGGGCATGCTGAACTTCGCCCGCAGATCGACGACGCTGATGACCTGGCCGCGCAGGTTGATGACGCCTCGGACGTACTCGGGCGTGCGAGGCACGTGCGTGATGTCCATGTACTTGATGATCTCGCGGACCATCAGAATCTCCAGGCCGTAACCCTCGTTGCCCAGGGCAAACGTGAGATACTTCCCACCGGCCGAGGCAGCAGTGTCAGGAGTCGTAGCGGCGGTGTCGTTGTCCATGGTGTGAAGCGTCGAGTTTTCGGTTAGCCGGCGGACAGATCGAGCAGGCCCGGCACGTCGAGGATGAGCGAGACGGTGCCGTCACCCAGCACCGCGCCACCACTTACTCCCTTGATCGGTCCAATTCGGTCGCCGAGTGAGCCCAGCGACTTGATGACCACCTGCTCCTGTCCGAGAAGGTCGTCGACCAGCAGGCAGCAACGGCGTTCGGCGTCTTGGACGATGACGACGATGGCCTTGTCCGGGTCGGCGGAACGCGGCTCGACGCCGAAGAGACTGTGCAGTCGTACCAGCGGCAAGAGCTCGCCGCGGACGTGCAGCATCTCGCCGCGATCCTGGACCGTGCTGAGCATCTCCGGCGTCGGACGCAACGACTGTTCGACGCTGCCGATCGGCAGGATGTACCGCTCGCCCGTCGCCGTCGCAGGAGCACCCTCCGGCGGACCGACGCGAATGACCAGGCCGTCGATGACCGCGAGTGTCAGCGGCAGGCGAATCGTGAAGACGCTGCCTTGGCCGGGCGTGCTGGTGATGTCGACGCGACCGCGGAGGCTTTCGATGTTTCGCTTGACGACGTCCATCCCAACGCCGCGTCCGGAGATGTCCGTCAGCTTCTCCGCCGTGCTCAGGCCAGCGTGGAAGATGAGGCGATAGATGTCGGCGTCGGCGGGCTGCTCATCGGGGCCGACGACGCCGTTGGCGCGGGCTTTGGTCAGGATTTTCTCTGCGTTGAGTCCACGGCCGTCGTCGGCGATTTCGATGTTGATCGCACCACCTTTGTGGCTGGCACGGAGCGTCACCTTGCCGACGGGACTCTTGCCGGCTTTTTCCCGATCTTCCGGCGATTCCAGGCCGTGGTCGACGCTGTTGCGAACCATGTGGACAAGCGGATCGCCCAGGGCATCGACGACGTTGCGGTCGAGTTCGGTATCGCCGCCTTCGATGACGAGCTCGGCCTTCTTGCCGGCCTTTTGGCTGACGTCGCGGACGACGCGTGCCATCTTCCGGAACGCGTTGCCGACGGGCACCATCCGCAGGCCCATCGAGAGGTCCTGCAGCTCTCGGACGATCTTGCCGAGCTGGGCCGAGTTTCGGCCGAGGCGTGCGTCGCTCGCAGCGATCGTCGCGATGTCTCGTCCGACCATGGAGTTGGCGATGACGAGCTCGCCGACCGTGTCGATCAGGCTGTCGAGACGGTCCGTCGCCACCTTGACCGTGCCGTCACCGGTTGCGGCCTTGGTCGAGACTTCTCGTCGGTCTTCGCCCGATCTCTTTTCGGGGCCATCGAACGGAACTTGTGCCTGCCGCCGTTCGTTGCCGGACCGCTCTTCGGGAATCTCCGTCGATTCGCCGCCGCCAGCGACGAAGGCATCGAGTCGTCGGCAGAGGTGTGGAACGTCGTCGATGGGCAGGACCTTTCCGTCGGCCTTGGCAGCCGCATCGAGGTCGCGAACGAGCACCTTCATCAGGTCGAGCGCTTCCAGAACAATGCCGGTGGCTCCGCCGCTGAGGGCGAGCTTCCCTTCGCGGGCCTGATCGAGCAGGTTTTCAGTCGCGTGCGCCAGGCCTTGAATCTGCTGCAGATTCAAGAAGCCGGCGACGCCTTTGATCGTGTGGAACGCCCTGAAGAGGGAGCCGATTGCGTCGCTGTCGGACGGGTTCTCCTCGAGCGTGAGCAGGTCCTGCTCCGCCTGATCGAGGTGGCCTGAGGCTTCCGTCACGAATTCGACGACAAGCGGCAGATCCTCCTCGCTGAGGACGACCTCTTCGACGGCCTGCTCAGGCTCCGTCGGAGCGGGTTCGGCAGCGACAGGTTCAGCGACGTCCTCGACGTCGTTCGTCACGATTCCGCCGATCTCAGTCACGCCGGACAACGAGGACTCGGCCTCGGTGGTGTCGGTGTCGGGTTCCCGACCGTCGAACAGCGCGACGACGCTTTCGGCGACTTGCCGGACGCGTTCGATTTCTGTTGCCGCGTCATCGACCTCGGCGAGGATCAGCTTCTCCAGAGAAGCCCGGCCCTGTTCGATCCCGCCGGCAAGGGCGGCATGTGCGGGATCATCGAGCAGGCCGCGCTCTTTCGCCGCTTCGAGAAGCGCATCGAACGCGGCGTGCGCGTCCGCCATGCCGGGCAGGTCGTCGACGGCGAGGCTTGCGACGCTTCGAGCGAGCCGCTCTGACGAGGCGTCGCCTTTGCCTTGCTCCGCCTCGACTTCGCGGAGGGTGGCGTCGTCCGAGTTGGAGGGCTTGGCAGGTGCAGACATCAGCACCATCCGTATCGGTCTTTCAGCCCGAAAGACGCAATCTGAGATTGCACACACGGTGCTTATCCGACCTTAACGGACCTTCGCCGATGCTTCCGGCCGTTTTGGTCCACACCCATCTCCAACCACGAGGGAAGCTGAATGCTGACGACTAACACACTTCGAACCAAAGCCGTCATCGCCGCCGCGGTGGCACTTGTCCCGGCGATCGCCTCGGCCCAGGTGCTGACGCCTCTGGACACCTACGCGACCGGCATCTTCGACGACTCTGCGGCCGAAATCCCGGCCTATGACCCAGTCACGCAGCGTCTTTTCGTCACCAACGCCGCAGATGATGCCGTGGACGTTCTGGGCGTCTCTGCCACAGGACAGCTGAACTTCATCCAGCAGATCTCGTTCAACGGCAGCCCGAACAGCGTTGCTGTTAAGAACGGCGTGGCGGTGGTCGCACTCGAAGACTCGAACGACACGCAGCTGCCCGGGACTGTGGCGTTCTTCGATCCATCGACCCTCGCCCTCACTGGCACGGTTGGCGTCGGCGCGCTGCCCGACATGCTCACGTTCACGCCCGACGGATCGAAGATCCTTGTCGCGAATGAAGGCGAACCGAGCGACGACTACCTGACCGACCCGGAGGGCAGCGTCAGCATCATCGATGTCGCAACGCAGAACGTCACGACTGCCGACTTCACAAGCTTCAACGGCCAGGAGGCGGCGCTCAACGCCCAGGGCATCCGCATCTTCGGCCCCGGTGCCTCTGCCGCTCAGGACCTGGAGCCGGAGTACATCGCGATCTCACCCGACGGCTTGACCGCATTCGTCAGCTTGCAGGAGAACAACGCCTTCGCCACCGTCGACATTGCCACCAGCACGGTTACCGCGCTCACCAGCTACGGCACGAAGGATCACTCGCTGCTGGAAAACAGCTTCGACCCGAGCAACCGCGACGGCCCTGGCGGCGACGAGGCGATCAGTTTCGTCACCGCCGATGTCGCGGGCCTCTATCAGCCCGACGCGATCGCCAGCTACAGCGTCGGCGGCATGAACTTCATCGTGACCGCCAACGAAGGCGACGCCCGCGATTACGACGGTTTCAGCGAAGAGGTCCGCGTCGACGACCTCAACCTTGACCCTGCCATTTACCCGGACGCGGCAACGCTCCAGCTTGACGAGAACCTGGGTCGCCTTCGAACGAGCAGCGCGACCGGCGATCTGGACGGCGATGACGATGTCGATCAGATCTTCAGCTACGGTGCACGCTCGTTCAGCATCTTCGACGATGCGGGCAACCTCGTCTTCGACTCCGGCGACGACTTCGAGCGGCTGCTAGCAGCCGGGCTGCCGGCCAACTTCAATGCCAACAACGACGACAACGATTCGTTCGACAGCCGCAGCGACGACAAGGGCCCCGAACCCGAAGGCGTCGTCCTGGGCGACATCGACGGCCGGACCTACGCCTTCATCGGCCTGGAGCGGGTCGGCGGGATCATGGTCTACGACATCACCGACCCCAACGCGGTGTCGTTCGTCGACTACGTGAACAACCGCGACTTCGCGGAAGATGCGTCGCTCGAGGTCGCTGATCCGAATGACCCTATTGACACGATCGATGTCTCGAACCCTCTTGCAGGCGACCTCGGTCCCGAGGGTCTGGTCTTCATCGACGCCATCGACAGTCCGACGGGTTCGCCGCTGTTGGCGGTGACGAACGAGGTCAGCGGAACGACCACGCTCTTCAGCGTCGTCATCCCCGAGCCGACGACGGCAGGACTGCTCGGCGTCACCGCGATTGGCATGCTGCGTCGCCAACGGTGAGTCACAGCTTGTTGCAAGGCAGAGGCAGGGCGACTTCAGTCGCCCTGCCTTTCCTTTGCCTCGCGACGCATGATGGCAAGGCGATGGACGAAGATGGCAAACTCCTCCCGATTGCTCGCGGCGAGCGTCGCGCGCATCGTCTTCATCGCTCGTTCGTTGTCGCCCTGTGCGGCGTAGACCTCGGCAAGCGTGTCGAGGTACGCCGCCGTTCCCGGCGCGCCGGCTGTGGCAAGACCCGCGTAACGCTCGGCAGTATCGAGTCGGCGGCCGGATCGCGAGGCCATCCACGCAGCCTGATTCGCCAACATGGGCGACGATTCGAAGTTTGCGAGCAGCTTCTGGTACTCCGCCAACGCCTCTGCGAACAGCGTCGTCGCCTCTGTCTCACGGCCAGCCGCGTCGAGTTGCCGGACTCGGCCGATGACGAATGAAGTATCGA
Proteins encoded in this region:
- a CDS encoding chemotaxis protein CheA yields the protein MSAPAKPSNSDDATLREVEAEQGKGDASSERLARSVASLAVDDLPGMADAHAAFDALLEAAKERGLLDDPAHAALAGGIEQGRASLEKLILAEVDDAATEIERVRQVAESVVALFDGREPDTDTTEAESSLSGVTEIGGIVTNDVEDVAEPVAAEPAPTEPEQAVEEVVLSEEDLPLVVEFVTEASGHLDQAEQDLLTLEENPSDSDAIGSLFRAFHTIKGVAGFLNLQQIQGLAHATENLLDQAREGKLALSGGATGIVLEALDLMKVLVRDLDAAAKADGKVLPIDDVPHLCRRLDAFVAGGGESTEIPEERSGNERRQAQVPFDGPEKRSGEDRREVSTKAATGDGTVKVATDRLDSLIDTVGELVIANSMVGRDIATIAASDARLGRNSAQLGKIVRELQDLSMGLRMVPVGNAFRKMARVVRDVSQKAGKKAELVIEGGDTELDRNVVDALGDPLVHMVRNSVDHGLESPEDREKAGKSPVGKVTLRASHKGGAINIEIADDGRGLNAEKILTKARANGVVGPDEQPADADIYRLIFHAGLSTAEKLTDISGRGVGMDVVKRNIESLRGRVDITSTPGQGSVFTIRLPLTLAVIDGLVIRVGPPEGAPATATGERYILPIGSVEQSLRPTPEMLSTVQDRGEMLHVRGELLPLVRLHSLFGVEPRSADPDKAIVVIVQDAERRCCLLVDDLLGQEQVVIKSLGSLGDRIGPIKGVSGGAVLGDGTVSLILDVPGLLDLSAG
- a CDS encoding choice-of-anchor I family protein, with the protein product MLTTNTLRTKAVIAAAVALVPAIASAQVLTPLDTYATGIFDDSAAEIPAYDPVTQRLFVTNAADDAVDVLGVSATGQLNFIQQISFNGSPNSVAVKNGVAVVALEDSNDTQLPGTVAFFDPSTLALTGTVGVGALPDMLTFTPDGSKILVANEGEPSDDYLTDPEGSVSIIDVATQNVTTADFTSFNGQEAALNAQGIRIFGPGASAAQDLEPEYIAISPDGLTAFVSLQENNAFATVDIATSTVTALTSYGTKDHSLLENSFDPSNRDGPGGDEAISFVTADVAGLYQPDAIASYSVGGMNFIVTANEGDARDYDGFSEEVRVDDLNLDPAIYPDAATLQLDENLGRLRTSSATGDLDGDDDVDQIFSYGARSFSIFDDAGNLVFDSGDDFERLLAAGLPANFNANNDDNDSFDSRSDDKGPEPEGVVLGDIDGRTYAFIGLERVGGIMVYDITDPNAVSFVDYVNNRDFAEDASLEVADPNDPIDTIDVSNPLAGDLGPEGLVFIDAIDSPTGSPLLAVTNEVSGTTTLFSVVIPEPTTAGLLGVTAIGMLRRQR
- a CDS encoding porin, yielding MESHLNTTATGPSSSSARRLAGQTAMAAAVLGGGLTAATASAEEQQSAEELLARAQALIAQAEAQQANETQEVKESKAEAIERVLDDAERRSSRPTFLNDEAAPFFTGFEDGKFTLRDEDGRFSLQPNLQLQMRYVANYNSVEGLDSDNQMPIGDTGFAQDFQGGGELRRVKLGIKGNAFDKDLKYDVKFAFNRNAADTDDDLVLENGFITYKPEEGLFGAEGLGFQIGQFKDPTFFEESTSSTRQLWADRSIVNEVLGGGQTDFIQSAGLWYEQDRFKAFVHVNDGLNSDNTNFTDDFDDLDFGVAARFDVLLLGDSFKPFRDFTALGTEEKIARVGGGVFVDINEGFMGVGDATNSFLATLDASYECDKGFAFFIAGLLAYNDDEMTRDDGTGTLITTSSDGVDFGGIVKVSQLLDADAGWEVFGGYDFIIFDQADVNGEDFYHEAVLGVNKYWFGHSVKMTIDAACAINGTPTALGSGSGIGYQRDGMSDDPQLAIRGQFQLLL
- a CDS encoding ATP-binding protein, producing the protein MDQAVSRDDPSIDAVASSDPTSFTDATREADRRSKRAITSLRVMQALGLACALVGVLGSLLLTRHGLAAADPWAEVVNVAGRQRMLSQKIARFSLEATEAARSGDEAKLEEHLAHVDDLVQQFETACLWLQDRGAMSPDAVSDVPRLRTELIAAARRQIELEWGNLDARVEASAEVSDAADAFLPKMELVVGLAEASANEVVDRGNQRAAVAALLAALALTGLSVVSGRLAVRRLRDGQNAQAAANQLAHNWAISEQSARRHVEAVKSSLEQALARKEEAEHAAAAKEQQRQAMELRYELAVTGTSDGIWDWDMVTGRVWFSEAYSRQLGYEDAPLEPSLKTFTDQLCHPDDVDRVMGAVEAHLQNGTPFEEIVRLQHRDGSWRRIRTRGSAALDRDGKPIRFAGAHQDLTDLLDREERLRHMAENASAAKSRLIADVSHEIRTPMAAILSYADGIKQQGADAAKLNDVAAAIARNGQHLLGLLDDVLDNAAIEAGELGISKSSVQVREICDDVRSAFSGRAESKGVTLDIRVSEAVPNAITTDPTRLRQILFNLVSNAVKFTDDGIVGLDVHWENERLLASVTDTGKGIDEKHLAGLFQRFEQADDGTGSTASQFGGSGLGLSISKRLAQLLGGDIDVTSTLGEGSCFAVHIDSPVCEAVVETGNDPLEEERVDVSGRRVLVVEDHPELRALLKGTLERAGCHVETAEDGQAAVEAVTGTTEAFDVVILDYHLPHLSGVEVAGKLREAMGANVPGLILCSAAADRVSDDGTTSEVFDARLAKPAKRADLIRAIAACPTSHGDTKKSVVSSVDEDEDDGFEELKQAFLARCVDQKAQLLRGLESASHEDLTKARSAAHQMRAAGSFGYPELAPFATSAEAALDARLDSQPADMTAVRSLVEAIDRMAEPRRRAA
- a CDS encoding chemotaxis protein CheW, with translation MDNDTAATTPDTAASAGGKYLTFALGNEGYGLEILMVREIIKYMDITHVPRTPEYVRGVINLRGQVISVVDLRAKFSMPSAEATDETCIIVVECGGKDGQPKVTTGVIVDRVSEVLSIADEQIEPAPPLGSGVRGDYILGMGKVGQQVKILLDIDRVLDGGLAAEAATGDPFAEAA